From Aegilops tauschii subsp. strangulata cultivar AL8/78 chromosome 5, Aet v6.0, whole genome shotgun sequence:
ccaccgcgccgccatggccctaaggccaccggagacgaggTGGATCGGCGCCGGCACCGGCAGGAGGCAAAGGAACCCTAAGCTTTTCTTGGGGAGGAGCTTGTGTCTTCAAAAAGTTTTATTAATGCTTCATTCCACATACAAAAGTTGTCGGGGTGTGCAAGATTGATCAATTTGGACCTGCTTGAGCAAATTTGTTCTCTTATTTTCTTAGGCTGGACCAGGAGTGTACCTTTAATAGCTCTTAATCTTGTCTATATAAATTTAAAATATAAGAACTAATTTTCAGTTGAATATATTCAACAGTGTTGTGTCCATTAGCCTCTAACTTGGGTAGctatattattatttttttgcGAAAATGATGCAGATCTATTATCATAGTTCACCGGAAGTACAAAGcacctcaaacataataaaaattacatcaagATTCCGAAACCATCAAACGACCACTACCGCCGTCAGAACGAGCCGCCGACACGCCGCTGTCTTCGCTCTCATACCGGAGCCAGCTTGACCTTGCTGATGACAGCCAGGAAGTCTTCCACGTACCCCTAAAGACCAGCGCTCTGTAGCCGCAGTCGTCGTCGTTGAACCCCTGTATAAATCTGCAACTCCTCACACCAAATCTAGTTGACAGCCCTAAAATTAACCTCCTTTCGTTTTCGTCCTTGCATTATTTTTCTATTTTGCAAGAATCTGTTTCACGTGGGTAGACTTATTGGTCGGAAGTGGCAGCATCAACTTTCAGTAAAGTTCTAGTCTCTCTCAGGCATTTTTTTTGTTGCCAAACATAGTGGATTGAGCAAGTGCAGTAGAAGTAATCAACATAGAAATAGTCGTGCATACTACTGATTTGAATGCAACAACTTTTTTTTCAATTGGAAACGCAGCAAGTTGTTATTTTTTTTTTGCAAGAAAATTTACAATCTATTCATCAAATGTCATGGTAGTAGAAAGAACACTAGAAATAGTAAAAAATACATTCATGTCAAttgaccacctagcgacgactacaagcactggagcgagccgaaggcacgccgccgtcatcgcccctccttCATCGGAGCCGGACAAAACTCATCGTAGTAGACAGtcaggaagtcgtcgtgctaaggctttagaggaccagcgcaccagaacagcaaccgccgctgATGAAGAAAAACATAGATCAAAAGAGACCAATCTGTAGACACACGAACGTAGACACACCAAGActggatccatgaagatccatcGAAGACCAACACCGATCGAATCCCATGAGATCTGTCAGAGAAAATAACTACTAACTACAGCTACAAATAAAGAAAATAGGTATACTTGGTCCGTACTGCTATTTAGCAAAAAAAATCCCCTGTTGTTTCTGGTAATCAACCAGCAATTCAGTTTTAAGTTAGACTTTCGCTCTTGCAGAAAACCGTCTGATGTTTCTGGTAGTCACCCGGCAAGCCACTTTGCGGTTAGATTTTTTGCGTATGTAGGAAACCCCTGATATCTGGGTTAATCCACCTGCAGTACAGATCAAGTGCTTTTTAAAAATATCCATATCTTTTAAATACGAACTCCAAATTTAACATGTTATACATggaatttgattagaaaaatgtgAAAAATCTGAATATGATGTTATTGTACCTGTTAAGCATTTAAGAAATGTTATTTAGGGTGCAACATTCATCAATAGCACATGATCTGTTTTTCTTTCATATCGGTGCTGATCCGGATTAGAAATGGGCACCTCAACAAAACGAAGGTTGCAGACGAAAGAAACCATCTATAACCACGCATGCATGCACGCCTCGGCAAAAGTCCACAGAAAAAGAAAGCAGATTTTTCATGTCATGCCGAGAGACAGGACAGCTTAGGAGATATACTTGACAACGTTCAAATGTGTAGTGATTCCGTGAACAGTGAGGCCACCGTCAGCGAGGATGGGAAGGGGAATGAGTGGAAGCACAGATGGGACGCCATGTGTTGAAATAAAGGACATGAACCTATTGGGATTTGAGTCATGGTTATTGAGTTAAGGAGTGTGGTTTTTTCTTCAGATGACGCAGCAAAACATTATTTTGTATATGCAAATATTTTATAAAAACATGTACACTTTTTCCAATATGCGAACATTTTTCACAATTTTCTACCTAAAAGAAGGAAAGGAAAACCAATGAGAAAAAAAACCATAAAGGAAAAAGCCAGAGAAAACCGGGAAGAAAAAAACAGGAAAAAGTGCGATGTCGAAGACTAACACAGAGCTTGAAAGAAAATCTTGAAcacatttttttttcatttttggcCAGATCTATTATATAAAGATTCAACGTGTGTATAAAACACTACAAACATAATAAAGACTACATCGAGCTCTCCGCGCCATAGAATGACCACTGCCACCACCAGAATGAGGCACCGATATGTGCCGCTATCACTGCTCTCACAACGGAACCGACCTGACTTTTTGATGACCAAAATGACGGACCTACAGTATCAAATCATGTACAAGAAAGGAACTACAAATTCAGCTAATAAGGCCTTATCTAGGAAACCCTATGATAGTGTTGAACATAGACCTCATAGGAACCGAATGAAAACCCCTCGTGATGTTCCCCAAGGCGATGTCGGGGCCCATCCGTAGCGTCGTGATGCCCCGATCTCGGGATCTCACTTGCCGCTGCTGTCACCAGCGTTGGCCATGGTGGCGGCAGGACCGGCGTCAAAGGTGCTTGGGCGGGTGGATTACAGCAGTGTCCCCTGAGGCGACTGGGTGGTGCTTGTGGGAGATCGGGCGTGGCGGTCAGGATGCCGCCCCTGGATATGCGGCGGTGGTCGTTGCCTCCATGGGTTGCTCTACTTTGGTGATGATTGGTGGTGATGGGTTGCGGATCTAGCACCCGTCCGGATCCGTCATCGGCGTAGCCAGTGGTCGTACAGCGACGCGGTTGGGGCCTAGCACAAAGCTTATGTGTGAACTTGGCAACGATCCAGCCGGCGACGAGTTGGGCAGAAGTGGCAGTTAGTGAAAATCGAGCTCCGACTTTGGTCATGGTGCGTTGCAGTCATCGTCTCCTCGTTCAGGCTATTGGGAGGGAGGGCTTGATTTTGGTCTACCATACCAGATGATGGAGGCGATATCGGTGTCGTTATCCCTCACCGATAAAGGAGCATATTCATATGCTAGCAAGCATTCTGCAAAGTTTTAAAGATGTCACTTGCTTAGTAACAAATGTTCAGAACAGTTTGGTTGCCCCAATCAGATGTGCGGGCATTAATCTTGATGATATCATGGCCGCCTTCCCGGCTATGCGGTCCCAGTTCCCATTGCGATACCTCGACCTCTCGCTAGTGGTGCACCGGTTGTGAAGTGTTGACTTGCAACAGCTTCTTCACAAGATCGCTGGGAAGGTTAGGTGCGGAAATGGGAAGTTCATCATGATGGcaggttttttttctttttttcgaaaaggagggactccccggcctctgcatcagaacgatgcaaaCGGCCATCTTATTAAACAAATAAATAGGTTCCAATAAGGTCTTAAAGTCTCAAAAACGAAAAAAAGAAGAGCTCACACAGAGCCAAAATGGCTAGAAGATAAACTAGCCAAATAAAGGACGCGACAATCGGCTGGCAAAAGAGAGgtaggtaaactaattgcctatcctattacataatcgccatccaaaccggttgaagatatcccgtgctaccgtctcccagcggatagatccaataaccaaacgctccctggcctccgtcgagGTGAGTAACGACCACAAACGGATCAACGccgtggctcggaaaataacctgcaaaaaatgaatgtTTGTTGtcctgttaaaaaccaaatcatttctgcagttccagacTGCCCACAATAAAGCACAGACTCCTACGCGGATATGTCTCGCTGTTTCGGGCTCTATCCCGTtaagccacgttccaaataacgtgttgatagaactcggtggagtaatattaaaagcaatATGGACTGTCCGCCATAAAACTTTGGCTAGCGGTCAATCAAGAAAAAGGTGTTTGATCGTTTCATCCCGATCacagaaactacacctagtaggtcctgtccaattacgcttTGTCAAATTGTCCTTAGTTAAAATAActtgtttatggacaaaccacataaacactttgattttcaaagggactttgacagcccaaacatgTTTAGAACTAGGAATCGAGCTTGAATTGATAACATCAATATACATTGATTTAAATGTAAATACTCCAGACCTAGTAAGCTTCCAGCGTAACTTATCGGGTTGTTGCGAAAGCTGAATCTCCATCGGTCTACTTACTAGATGGAGCCATTCTTCCCAACGATTGCCCACTAGCGCCCTtctgaactgaatattaagggggatAGATTGAAGTACCGTTGCAACGAACacctcacgtcgttgaacaatacGATACAGAGACGGGTATTGAATAGCTAGGGGTGTCTCTCCGaaccaagtatcctcccagaatcgtGTACTAGCACCGTTACCAATGATAAACTTTGTCTTATTAAACAAGGTTAATTTGACTTTCATAAGCCCTTTCCAAAAAGGTGAGTCAGTCAGCCTTACTGTCACCTGAGACAAAGTTTTGGAGTGGAGATACTTGCTACGGAGGATTTGCGCCCAAGGGGCATCAATCTCGCTTGATAACTTCCACAGCCACTTGCTGAGGAGACATTTGTTCTTGACCtcaagattctcaataccaagacccccttggtctttcggtcgacagatgatatcccatttgGTGAGACggtattttctttttagttcaTCACCCTGCCAGAAGAATCGTGATCGATAGAAGTCCAGTCTTTTCCTGACTCCAACTGGGACTTAGAAGAACGACAAAAGAAACATAGGCATGCTCGTGAGAACCGAGTTAATCAGAATTAATCGGCCTCCgtatgacatgagcttgcccttccagcaactcagtttcttttcaaatcggtcctcgatgcacttccattctctgtTTGTCAGCTTACGATGGTGGATTGGTATTCCTAAGTAAGTGAAAGGTAAGGCCCCCAAATCGCACCCAAACAGTTGCCTATATGCCTCTTGTTCATCattggctctaccaaagcagaacaactcgCTTTTGTGAAAGTTGatctttaacccggtcaattgttcaaagaggcataacaccagcttcatatttcgCGCTTTGgccaagtcatgctccataaagatgattgtatcatcgGCGTACTGAAGGATGGACACACCTCCATCAACGAGATGAGGTACCAGGCCACCCACTTGACCAGcctccttagcccttcctatcaTGATTGCCAACATATCCACTACAATGTTGAACAGGATAGGGGACATCGGATCTCCTTGTCTCAGGCCCTTATGTGTCTGGGAATAATGACCTATttcgtcattcactttaattccaacactccctttttgcgtatACGATTCAACATGGCGGCGCCAGTCttcatcaaaacctttcatacgcaaTGCCTGTTGAAGGAATGGCCATTTGACTTTATCGTACGCTTTTTCGAAATCCACCTTAAAAACAACTCCATCTAATTTTTTCGCGTGAATTTCgtggagcgtttcatgaaggaccatcaccccttctaggatgtttctgtccggcatgaaagcagtttgggagtgctgcaccacagaatgcgcaatCTGTGTGAGCCGATTAGTCCCCACCTTGGTGAAAAATTTTAAAACTAACATTGAGAAGGCAGATCGGCCTGAACTGCTCGATTCTCACAGCATCCGTTTTCTTAGGAGGCAGTGTTATTTTCGCCTGAGCTTGCTAATATCGCGAGAGTAGACAGGTCCTGGTTCAGTCGCACCTAGATCGATTTTGTTCCTATGTACTCATCCTTGATTAATAAGGAAATGataagtaccgaacatacggcttTTGACCAAGGCAAATCGAATGTTTGTAATGGCAATTTTAGTTGACCTGGGGATGGCAAGTTTTACTTGGTAAGCTTGACAATTTTCTAGCATAAAATAAACTAAGACAGACTTATCATGTTTGTCAACTAGACTTGACAGCCTCGGTCAACTAAAATTGTCATAAAAAAATTCAATTTACCATGGTCAAAAACCGAACGTTCATACTTATCGGCGTCAATATTAATATGATGAGGCAAACTTTTGCCTCCTATCAAACAAAAAAATCGTTGCAGCTGACCTTTTCTATTTTGAGCAGCGCTCGAAAAACGAAACTGAGAATCCCTTTAACATGTCTGGCCTTTGTATCGTACTGTACATATTAATCGCCTGATGCAAACGCCACCGTGGCTCATTAAGATCATATAAATGAGTGCCTATATATATTCGGAGGTATATAATCTGGCACATCTAATGCCATTTAAAATGCATGTAAAAGGTCACATTTACACAGATATCAAAAATATCTATATTTAGCATCCAGGAGCATCCCCGGTCCTCCATCGTTCACTACACAGGCAACACAAACAACAACGACGACCATGGCATCTTCACTTACCCTCATCCTTGCTCTTCTCCTCGCAATCGCTGCCACCACCGACGCTATCACTGTCCACCTACTCAACAAGTGCCCCTACACGGTGTGGCCAGGAGCCTACCCGGTCGGCGGCGGGAGCAGGCTCGACACGGGTCAGGCGGCGACCATTCAAGTCCCCCCGGGCACGGCGGCTGGAAGGATTTGGGGCCGCACCGGCTGCAACTTCGATGCTAGTGGCCGCGGGTCATGCACCACGGGCGACTGTGGCGGCGTGCTAGCCTGCGCTGCCGGCGGGAGGCCACCCGCGACGCTCGCCGAGTACACGCTGGGTAAGGGCGGCAGCCCCGACTTCTATGACATCTCCCTCGTTGACGGATTCAACGTGCCGATGAGCTTTGGGCCTGCCGGCGGCGGCTTTCACGCGATAAGCTGTGCCGCGGACATCAACGCAAATTGCCCGTCGGAGCTGAAGGTGGACGGAGGATGCGTGAGTGCCTGCGTCAAGTTCGGCGCCCCCCAGTACTGCTGCATGCCGCCGCTCACGCCGTCGACCTGCGGGCCGACGGACTACTCGCGCTTCTTCAAGGGGCACTGCCCGGACGCCTACAGCTACGCCTACGACGACAAGAGCAGCACCTTCACCTGCCCCGTCGGATCAGACTACCAAGTCACCTTCTGCCCATAGAGGCGATTGGGATTCAATTTACTTCAATATATAAGTCTCTATCTATAATGTAATGGAAATAATGATTACACATGATTCCACAAAAATTATACTGAAAAACTTTATTGAGAAAAGTTGTTCGACAACATTTTTTCTTTTTTAAGGATACAATAGTCAACTTTTTTGTTTTGAGAACAAACATACTACTACCTTCTATCCATATTAATTGTCATCGGTTTAGTGCAATTTTGAGATTGGCTTTTTAGCACCCGGGGGGTCTGGACTCCCGGTTATCTTAGCCGCTCATGTTGTACCTTTCTCATCGAGATATGTACTAGGCCCTTGACCGCTAGTTTGTTTAGCAGGCCTAGGTGAACAGTAAAGATTCCCAACTACATAGCCTGGTCGTTGTCCAACCCATGATTCGTAAACCCCAAAAGTAACCAACGCATCACATCACATGCCACTGTTCAATCTCTGTCTCTCTACAGTGTGTGCAGCACATGAACATGGAAAAGTCAGCCTTGGACCAGAGTAGTCTTTGTATAGAGAGAGGGAGTACATCCTGTAGTTGAACAGTGCCACGGGTACTATTCATGTCTCTGTAAATGACTGCCAAGCATATCAGTGGAGACAGCTGCTGTTTTCAATTCGCTGGCTCCCACCTTTATCAAGAGGAGTCCGTTTTAGAGCAGTGGAGATGACCTGCAAATGTCTGTACAAGTTATTGTCTCAAAAACGAATGGTCAAGGTTACCGCACGCGCCGCTTTGACCATGTAGAACGTGACCCGCCTGTCACTTCTGTTGGAGACAAGTTCGTCAGACCTGTACTTGCTGACTAGACCTAATACTGAGACCTACGGCCTGGTACACATCGATGTTAGATGAGGGAAAATGGCCTGGCTAAGCACACTGCTGCCTGTAACTCGTCAGACCTCTGCACAGTCTCTGTGCGATTCAACGGGAGGATAATGGGGGTCTGGACGCCCGGTGCTACTACACCTTTTCgttgtactaaatcagcgacaattaatatggatctgAGGGAGTATATGAAATAAGGCATTGGCTACAGGCCTAGGGCCTGCCCAAGTTTTGTTGTCTTTTCCTGAGATAGTAGCTAACCGTGAATCTCGTATTTCCTATATGATGCTCGTTGCCTCGGTTTGTCGACAGGACATCTTATGTGACGCTTGCTGTATCCAACAGTAGCGAGCCGAATAGGAGCAGCCGCTGGGCTACCGGCCCATAAACAAAGTACTGCTTCAGTGCCTAAACATGGATTAATAATCTGAATGTAGGACCAAGTTCAGTGACCATAAATAAAGGATATGAAAGCAAATATGTCATCCTTTGAAGATGCTAGGGGTAAAGCATGAGATGAGAGAATCACATGAAGAAGCTCACTGCCTAGCAAAAGCTGCTTTATCGCTAGATTTGGGGTGCCACCTGTGGGTTACATACCCACCTGAAATGGCTTGTATCCCAAACGTTGTTTTGAGTTAATAAAAACCTGGTGATACCCCTCAAAAAAGCACTGCAGCAACGCAATGTAGCAACTACTCCCTCTATAACCTTCTCCAATGCTTTTTTAGAGTCCATGACAGCGTTAAAAAACAACATATGTTAGTTTGAGAAGTAGTGTTGTAGCATGGTACTGTAGTGGTCATTTTTGAGGAAAAAAAATAACAATTTTTGGAATGCCataaacattttttaatttttttacctATTTCTTAAACTCAAACAGTTTTTCAGAGTCACGAATAAATTTTGAAATTTTAAACATTTATAGAATTTCCCAAACATTTTTAAAAGGTGAACGTTCATTGTATTTTCCAAATAGTTTAGAAATatatgaacaaaatttgaatggtaaacattttaaaattataaatGTAAACATTTTATAATATTAGAAACACTTCTTAAAATAcgttaacatttttcaaaattttctacctaagagaagaaaaggaaaaggcaaaagaaaagggaaaggaagaacaagcgaagaaaaaaataaaaggaaaaaccaaagaaaactgtaacgaaaacaaaatagaaaaaacGGATCCTAACTACTTGGGCCGGACCATCAGCGGTTCGCTCGCTGGCTCGCTTGTGCTGTGCGAAGCAACGGCATTGGGCCGCGGCGAGCGGCAAATAGGGATTTCGTTGTCGACCAAATGCACAAGGAAGCGAGCGAGCGAACAAAGATGGGCGGGCCTAATTAGATGCAGTCTAGAAGTTTCCTCTTTATTTTTTCGGATGTTTTGTCTATTGGCTTTTTCTTGTTCAGTTGTCCTTTTACCTTTCGTTTTTTATATAAAAATCAAGTTTCTGATGCAATTATGTTGTTTTCTCTGGTGTGCCGCGCTTCCCTCGCGCCCTTTCTGATGCCCTCTCCAGTCAATTCAAATCCACCGTCGAACCCGCGAGCTCCTCATATGAagctgccccccccccctcctcacTGAGAATCCATCAGTTGATCACAGGAGCATCGTGGATTTTACCACCAAATTACCATATCTCGTGGGTGATGTTCCTAGCGCCAGTCTCGCTCCCGATTGTGGGTAGCGAACCTGGAGAGACAGGGGTCGATCTTTGTGAGAGGACAAATAGCCGAGTGCCTCGCCGGAGTGGACGTGGCTGTTGGTGTCTAAGTGGTGGAGTGGCGGCGTATCGGTCCTTTACGTACGTCGAGGAGAGGACCCATGTGAATGAAGCCTTCTCCATCTTAGGTATGCATTTTCACTTGTATATCTTGGAACAACAAGCATTATTGTTTGACCATATAACATTTACTGTGCAATACATTATAATAATTTGatataacccccccccccccccccctcctctcTCCAAATTCTGGCTGATCATGTAGTTGAAAAACATTTTTTTCCAAGAGGTTTTCCAAGAGGTTCAAGTGGATGCTAAGTTATGAGCCTCACTCTGACGGGAGACCGCCCTTCACTGCTGATGTACTagctaagagcatctacagccggactccTTAAATCGACCGGGCAGTTTTAGAAACACTAACCGCGGATAGGAGAGAGAAGAAAAAGTTGATCTAACCGGACCCCTCAAAGCCTGTTTAAATGTCCGGTCGGACACTTGGACGCTCTAACCTGTAAGGGGGACTGAAGACCCGGTCACTGGTAATGTTTCCGGTACTAGTGATTCAGTGATTTTGGCTTTCTAGCACCTTACATTGTAATCATATTAATTGCGTCATGAGGCTGGTCGTAATGgtgagtatcatatactagtatcatgcatatgatactagtgtatgatactacgtccGTAATGTATAGTATCATAATTAGTATCTTAGGTTGTCTTATTAattaccatgcatgacacaaaatagtacaacatttaatatgatacggtatcatgatatgataccacatcctctcttttctcatttaattgtgtgccacatcatccaaaaagcCTAGTTGACATGCATGATATCacttatgatactcccattacgaCTAGCCTGATGCGGATGCCGCCGTTGAAAATGTCTAGGCAGGCTAGCTGGCCTGGATTTGGACACGCCACCAAACCAGCCTATAGCAGCCTATGGACGCCCGACAATAAATACCTCCATTGCCACACCGCCAAACCACCATTCAGAATCGCCGCATCACCATTCGTCAAACAACAACAACGGCAGGTGCCATGGCGTTCTCTGGCGTCGTCCACCTCATCGCTCTCGTGCTCGTGCTCGCTGCCACCGCCGATGCGGCCACTATCACCGTCGTGAACCGGTGCTCCTACACGATATGGCCGGGCGCGCTCCCAGGCGGCGGCGTGCGTCTCGACCCGGGCCAGTCGTGGCAGCTCAACATGCCCGCCGGCACCGCGGGCGCCAGGGTGTGGCCGCGCACGGGATGCACCTTCGACGGCAGCGGCCGCGGCCACTGCATCACCGGCGACTGCGCGGGCGCGCTCTCCTGCCGCGTGTCGGGCGAGCAGCCTGCCACGCTGGCCGAGTACACGCTGGGGCAGGGCGGGAGCCAGGACTTCTTCGATCTGTCCGTCATCGACGGCTTCAATACGCCCATGAGCTTCCAGCCCGTCGGCGGCGCGCCGTGCCGTGCGGCGACCTGCGCCGTAGACATCACCAGGGAGTGCCTGCCCGAGCTGCAGGTGCCCGGAGGGTGCGCGAGCGCGTGCGGCAAGTTCGGCGGCGACACCTACTGCTGCCGGGGCCAGTTCGAGCACAACTGCCCGCCGACCAACTACTCGAGGTTCTTCAAGGGCAAGTGCCCAGACGCCTACAGCTACGCCAAGGACGACCAGACCAGCACCTTCACGTGTCCCGCCGGAACCAACTACCAGATCGTCCTCTGCCCCGCCCGAAATGATTTACACATGGATCAGTAAGCAGAGGACGTACTACTCCTTGTAGTCTTCCTTACTTATGTTGATCATCGATCATTTGTGTGTGTGCCCATATATATGCCCATATATAATGTCACATGTGCGGGCGTGCATGGCTGGTGCGTGCCATTCAGCGAATAAATGTATAAATAAAATGGAGGTGTAATTTCTACGGTTATATATGTGAAGTGCAATTCTGTTTGTTCTTTGACTGTGTAGTAGCTAGACATGTTTGGTCCTTTGTTAGTAGCTTCTTCCATATCCAAATAAGCACAAATTTTGAATCCGTTGCTCACTACTAGGTCTCCAATAAGAACTCTGCTCTGAACATTATAAGCTCTGTTGTCCTCTGGTGTTTGTGGAAATATGGGAACTCTATGATTTTTAACAACACCATTTGGACATCCATTCTCTAGGTATGGGGACTAATTCTCAGGACGCTCAAACTCTGGGCGGTCCTGTCTCCAGATGCTGGCAAGGTGAGATTGGAGGAGTTTATGAGCTCTCTGACGAGTTTCATGCAACAACCTCTTCGGATCTTGAGTGGCTGATGCGGGAGAAGGCCACAAGAAATGATGTTGATGATCATTGGAGTAAGCTTAGAATCTTGAAAGACAATGAGGGATTCCAATCGCCAGCCAAGAAACGAGACCTGATGGACAAAAGTATCACACGGAGCCTGGTGTCAACGCTCGTGGCCTGCTGGTCACCTCAAGCCTCTGAGGCGCTGCCGCACAAGTTCAGGAGGTCCGGTGAGCTGGTCATGATGTGAATGGCGCCTCAGTGCCCCCCGTGTGTGTTTTCGTTCACGAATTCCTTGATTTTCTTGGTGTGATCGACCTGAGGCCTGCGTGCCACTAGCTTAGTTTCCTCTCGCGTTTCTGCAGCTCTTGTAGCTGTTTACATTCCTTTTGAACTGCTCTTTGAGCTGATGTACCGTCACAGACCTTTGGGTTTCATTCTGGAAATGGAGCTATGGAGAGCCTCCCTGTACATCTTttaaaaatttaaaaaatattcaagaaataaaaaaaggaaTTATGAGAAAAAAGGTTCGggcatttgaaaaaaaaatagaaaaaaaatgttCACTGATTTAAGAAAACAACATTAATTTTGAAAAGTTCATCGACTTTGATAAAAATTCACGCATTTGAAAAAAAAGGAAcataaataaagaaaaaagagACAAAAAAgcaaagaagaaagaaggaagatgAAACAATATGTACACCATTTGTGGTGTCTAGTTGATTATCGCGGCTTACACCGAGCAACGAAGTCGCGGGTCTGAATCGCTCCTCACGTGCATTTTTTACAGTTTAGAAATAGAAAAAAACGTGCCGCCGTCAGAACGAGCCGCCGACACGCCGCTGTCTTCGCTCTCATACCGGAGCCAGCTTGACCTTGCTGATGACAGCCAGGAAGTCTTCCACGTACCCCTAAAGACCAGCGCTCTGTAGCCGCAGTCGTCGTCGTTGAACCCCTGTATAAATCTGCAACTCCTCACACCAAATCTAGTTGACAGCCCTAAAATTAACCTCCTTTCGTTTTCGTCCTTGCATTATTTTTCTATTTTGCAAGAATCTGTTTCACGTGGGTAGACTTATTGGTCGGAAGTGGCAGCATCAACTTTCAGTAAAGTTCTAGTCTCTCTCAGGCATTTTTTTTGTTGCCAAACATAGTGGATTGAGCAAGTGCAGTAGAAGTAATCAACATAGAAATAGTCGTGCATACTACTGATTTGAATGCAACAACTTTTTTTTCAATTGGAAACGCAGCAAGTTGTTATTTTTTTTTTGCAAGAAAATTTACAATCTATTCATCAAATGTCATGGTAGTAGAAAGAACACTAGAAATAGTAAAAAATACATTCATGTCAAttgaccacctagcgacgactacaagcactggagcgagccgaaggcacgccgccgtcatcgcccctccttCATCGGAGCCGGACAAAACTCATCGTAGTAGACAAtcaggaagtcgtcgtgctaaggctttagaggaccagcgcaccagaacagcaaccgccgctgATGAAGAAAAACATAGATCAAAAGAGACCAATCTGTAGACACACGAACGTAGACAC
This genomic window contains:
- the LOC141023262 gene encoding protein P21-like, which codes for MASSLTLILALLLAIAATTDAITVHLLNKCPYTVWPGAYPVGGGSRLDTGQAATIQVPPGTAAGRIWGRTGCNFDASGRGSCTTGDCGGVLACAAGGRPPATLAEYTLGKGGSPDFYDISLVDGFNVPMSFGPAGGGFHAISCAADINANCPSELKVDGGCVSACVKFGAPQYCCMPPLTPSTCGPTDYSRFFKGHCPDAYSYAYDDKSSTFTCPVGSDYQVTFCP
- the LOC109769169 gene encoding alpha-amylase/trypsin inhibitor-like is translated as MAFSGVVHLIALVLVLAATADAATITVVNRCSYTIWPGALPGGGVRLDPGQSWQLNMPAGTAGARVWPRTGCTFDGSGRGHCITGDCAGALSCRVSGEQPATLAEYTLGQGGSQDFFDLSVIDGFNTPMSFQPVGGAPCRAATCAVDITRECLPELQVPGGCASACGKFGGDTYCCRGQFEHNCPPTNYSRFFKGKCPDAYSYAKDDQTSTFTCPAGTNYQIVLCPARNDLHMDQ